A single genomic interval of Lathyrus oleraceus cultivar Zhongwan6 chromosome 7, CAAS_Psat_ZW6_1.0, whole genome shotgun sequence harbors:
- the LOC127105979 gene encoding bifunctional 3-dehydroquinate dehydratase/shikimate dehydrogenase, chloroplastic has protein sequence MRGTIEKMVVDIQKAKLNGADLVEIRLDYLSKFNPRRDLNTFIQEHHSLPLLFTYRPKWEGGKYDGDENKRLDALRLAMELGADYIDIELKVAHKFYDSIRGKTFNKTKVIVSSHNYQHTPSVEDLGDLVATIQATGADIVKITTTAMEITDVARMFQTMVHSQVSFIGVVIGDRGLISRVLSAKFGGFLTFAALESGIDSPPGQPTVKDMLHLYNFRQMGRETKVYGVIGKPVRHSKSPMLYNEAYKTVGFDGVYVFLLVDDLDKFFRTYSSTDFAGFSVGIPHKEVALKCCDEVDPVAKSIGAVNLVIRRPADGKLIGYNTDYVGAISAIEDGLRGLLDNDSGRGASPSPLAGKLIVVIGAGGAAKAVAYGAKEKGARIVIANRTYGKLKLNCDHKILELADLISGDALALGDLDSYHPEDGMILANTTSIGMRPKVDETPISKHALKFYSLVFDAVYTPKTTRLLREAEESGVSIVSGVEMFLGQAYEQYEKFTGLPGGIIDFLVQWF, from the exons ATGCGCGGAACCATCGAAAAAATGGTAGTTGATATACAAAAAGCTAAACTTAATGGAGCAGACCTCGTTGAAATTCGATTAGATTATCTGAGCAAGTTCAATCCTCGTCGAGACCTTAACACTTTCATTCAGGAGCACCATTCGTTGCCCTTGTTATTCACTTACAG GCCGAAATGGGAAGGTGGTAAGTATGATGGTGATGAAAACAAACGGTTGGATGCACTTAGGTTAGCCATGGAATTGGGAGCCGATTACATTGACATTGAACTTAAG GTTGCCCACAAATTCTATGACTCTATACGTGGGAAGACATTCAACAAAACCAAAGTCATTGTTTCATCTCACAACTATCAGCATACTCCATCAGTTGAGGATCTTGGCGACCTTGTCGCAACAATACAAGCAACTGGGGCAGACATAGTAAAGATTACAACCACTGCCATGGAAATCACTGACGTGGCACGCATGTTTCAAACTATGGTGCATTCTCAAGTTTCATTCATTGGAGTTGTTATCGGTGACAGAGGATTGATTTCACGCGTACTTTCTGCAAAATTTGGCGGGTTTCTCACTTTCGCCGCACTCGAGTCAGGGATAGATTCACCTCCTGGTCAACCTACAGTTAAGGATATGTTGCATCTATACAATTTCAGACAAATGGGACGTGAGACAAAAGTATATGGCGTTATTGGGAAACCTGTCCGTCATAGTAAGTCACCCATGTTGTACAATGAAGCCTACAAGACAGTTGGTTTTGATGGAGTTTATGTATTCTTATTGGTGGATGATCTTGACAAATTTTTCAGGACTTACTCGTCAACCGATTTTGCGGGATTCAG TGTTGGCATTCCTCACAAGGAGGTTGCCCTTAAGTGCTGCGACGAGGTCGATCCAGTGGCTAAG TCAATAGGAGCTGTAAACTTGGTTATAAGAAGACCAGCAGACGGGAAGTTGATTGGGTATAACACTGATTATGTGGGTGCTATTTCTGCTATCGAGGACGGGCTACGAGGTCTGCTCGATAATGATAGTGGCAGAGGTGCTTCGCCTTCGCCATTAGCTGGTAAGCTGATTGTTGTTATTGGTGCCGGCGGTGCTGCTAAGGCAGTTGCTTATGGTGCAAAAGAGAAAGGAGCAAGGATTGTGATTGCAAATCGCACCTATGGTAAGCTGAAATTGAATTGCGACCATAAAATCTT AGAACTTGCTGATCTTATTAGTGGAGATGCTTTAGCCCTCGGTGATTTAGACAGTTACCATCCAGAGGATGGTATGATTCTTGCTAACACAACATCTATTGGAATGCGACCAAAAGTTGATGAAACACCTATTTCTAAG CATGCATTGAAATTTTACTCGCTGGTTTTTGACGCTGTGTACACGCCGAAAACTACTAGACTCTTGAGGGAAGCAGAAGAATCAGGAGTTAGTATTGTATCAGGAGTGGAGATGTTTCTCGGACAAGCATATGAGCAGTACGAGAAGTTTACTGGATTGCCAGGTGGTATAATAGACTTTTTGGTTCAATGGTTTTAA